From Punica granatum isolate Tunisia-2019 chromosome 1, ASM765513v2, whole genome shotgun sequence:
AGTAAGGTCTTATTGCTCAAATTGCAGGTTTTGTCTGATTTCGATATTTTTCATGTCGTTGGAGCAAACAAGCCTCTTCAATTAGTTGACTCGAGGGTCTGTGTGAAGGAAGATGGTACCCTTAGGATAAGATTTGAAGGAGTTAATGGCACCCCTGTGGTTAGTGGGATTTGTATAAGGAGAGCACCGCCAAGAGTGTCTGGTATATCTTCTATTTCCTTTAGTTGATCAACTGTTGATTGTCGATGTAGTTAGTTGCAGTGCCTCTCTCTTATACATGATCTTCAAAGCCGAAACGGGACTGGCTTGTTCTGCTAGATGCAGCAGCTCAGAATCAACTTAATACAGTTAACAAATTGACCCCATGGACCTGGTCTGATCAGGCCCATTCATCACACGGATTATAGCTTTTGAAATTTATGATaatttagttttaaaatttgatcATATGTCCAGTTAAACTCATGACTACATGATTCAGTTATGCATGATTACGTTGAAAGATGTATTTGTATGAACTGCATCATCATTATAACGGACTTGATGATTTTGTTTTAAGGTTCTCAAGAGGCAAAGGAATATGTCAAATGTGATGTCTGTATGGCCGAAATAAAAGTTCCTGCGGATCAGGTCAGTACTAGCTCTTTGGGAACTAGTTCTATAAGTTTTTGGGATATGGTCTTCACTGATCTTTTATGCTTGCAGAAGAAGAttatgcaaaaaaaatttacagccAAGTATGAGAGGGACATTAAAGAGCTTTCTGTGCTGTGCAAGCAGAAGACAGATGAATGTTATGAGGCTTGGATGTCACTCAATGCAACTAATGAGCAGTTGGAGAAGGTTAGAATGGACCTCGACAATAGAACATTCGAGAAGCGTAATTTAGGTGAGTTTAGAGAGTTTTATTTCAATCCTTTTTTGAAGAGAATGAATAGCTGGTTTTGCTGTTTTAATAGTCTCATGGTCTGTTTGGAAAACCATTTACACCACATATATTTGTCGCAGATATTCCTTTTGCGTTCTAGCGTACTAGATAGATCATTGAGGTTGGCCATTTCATGAGCAAGTCTGTAACTCTGGCGCAGTGTTTAATTGTCTAGATGGATGTTAGATCTCCTTGATAAGGCCAATGGTTGTTCATAATTGGGGCTACTTTTGAGCATTTTTCCGGTCTTATATttgttttgtatttttaattgTTCATCCCTTGGCTAGTATTATGAGGAATAGATAATAACATATAAGTCTTAGAGGCATTTATCGATTTGTCACTTCGTTTGTCTCTGAAATCTTCATGGTTGTAAATTCTATTAGAGCAAGTTCTGGATGAACAAGGCAACAATCTGAAGAGCGTTTCTACCAAGTATGAGCATGATAAACAATTCTGGGCAACAAAAATCAGTGAATTGGACAAAAAAGTGAAGGTAGTAGTTATTAAGTTTGACACAAAGTTTGATAGCCTTGTTATATCACTGGAGTTTCTCACTATATCTTGTCATGTAGACAATGAAAAGGGAGCATTCTCAGCTTTCCCGTGAAGCACATGAATGTGCAGATTCAATTCCCGAGTTGAATAACATGGTTTCCGGAGTCCAAGCATTGGGTATGTTTGAGAAATTGCTTACTTAATACACTTATTGATGtctatataattaaattactgGATTTCGTGGTCTAAGTTCATCATGCATTACAGTTGTCCAGTGTGAAGATCTCAAAATGAAGTACAGTGAAGAACAAACAAAGAGAAGAAAGCTCTTCAACCAACTTCAAGAGACAAAAGGCATGCGCcctctataatttataattctgGATAAAATAGAATTTGATTCAGTAATTTGTGTTTTTCAGTTTTCTGTTGCATCATTAAATGTGTTTTTTTTCGggatgtttttcctttttaagaAGCATTTCAGTCATTTATCCCATTGTTTCCCTACTGTGCAAGACTTATCCTGCTTGGTGTATTATCCACgtgaatatatttttgtttctctCCCATGCTGTTATGGAAAAAATCCTGGTGGCTTATGTTTTGGCGGAAGCCTAATTTTGAGTTCAATAATCAGGAAACATTCGGGTTTTTTGCCGTTGTCGTCCATTAAGCAAGGCAGAGGTATCGGCTGGTTGTTCAGTAGTTGCAGAATTTGAATCTGCGAAAGATGGAGATCTTGGGATTCTCACAGGCAGCTCCACTAAGAAGACATTTAAATTCGACAGGGTGTTTACGCCGAAAGATGATCAAGGTCCTTGTATCTTCCCTAACTACGGAAAATACTTAACATTGCGATTCCATTACATCAATATGAGTCTTATATGGtcattcattttctcttttctcacAGTCGATGTGTTTGCGGATGCTTCACCACTTGTAGTCTCTGTGTTGGATGGTTACAACGTCTGTATTTTTGCCTATGGCCAGACGGGAACTGGGAAGACATTTACGATGGAAGGCACAGAGCATAACCGAGGAGTAAACTATAGAACCCTCGAGCAACTATTTAGAACTGCCCAGGAAAGAAGTGAAACATTCACGTACAGCATATCAGTTAGCGTCCTTGAGGTCTACAACGAGCAGATACGAGACCTCTTGGCAACGTCACCAACAtcaaaaaagtaaactatattcttttttctctctgtTATTTGGTCTTAAAATTTATctgacactttttttttatgcgtaaaatttatttgattttaagGAGGCTTATGATTGTTTCTACTAGGTTGGAGATTAAACAAGCATCTGAAGGATTTCACAATGTCCCTGGGATTGTAGAGGCCAAAGTTGAGAACATCAAGGAAGTATGGGATGTACTTCAAGCAGGAAGCAATGCTAGGGCTGTTGGGTCAAATAATGTCAACGAGCATAGTAGTCGATCTCACTGGTACAAAACTTTTACTTCTGACATTCTTTCTCATATGATCTTTTATGGAAAAAATCATCAGACTGTTTTTTTCAGTATGCTATGCATAATGGTGAGATCGAGAAACTTGATCTCTGGGGAGTGCACAAGGAGCAAGCTATGGCTCGTGGACTTGGCAGGCAGTGAGAGGCTTGCAAAAACCGATGTGCAGGGAGAGAGACTGAAGGAAGCTCAGAATATCAATCGGTCCCTGTCAGCACTTGGAGATGTAATTTCTGCTTTAGCAAATAAAAGCAGTCACATCCCATACAGAAACTCGAAACTGACACATCTACTTCAAGATTCTCTAGGTAAATGGAAATGCCGACTCAAAAATCTGTCATATCTTTGGCCAATATAAAATGAAGAATCTGAGTAGCCTAATTTGCTGAGATTTATTGCTTTCACAGGTGGTGACTCGAAAACTCTGATGCTTGTGCAAATTAGTCCCTCGGACAAGGATTTGGGTGAGACATTGAGTTCATTAAATTTTGCCACACGGGTTCGAGGGGTTGAATTGGGTCCTGCTAAGAAGCAAATAGATCCCAATGAGCTTCAGAAGATGAAAACAATGGTATAGTGAAACTTCGCTTGTAGTCAGTTATCATTATCAATCTGAATTATAATAACACTATGCCCTGCCCCTGTGTAGCTCGAGAAAGCAAGGCAGGAGTCCAGATCAAAGGATGAATCTCTAAGGAAGTTAGAAGAGAACATCCAAAACTTGGAGAGTAAGGCGAAAAATCGGGACCAAGTTTACAAAAACTTGCAGGAGAAAATCAAAGAACTAGAAGGTCAGCTAGAATCAAAGACCTCCTGGCAAAGCCAGTCAGAGCGACAGGCTTCGCAACTTTTAGACAAACTAAAGGCGAAGGAAGAAGTTTGCTCCACTCTTCAAGAAAAGGTTAGGGACCATCATTTCTTTGGGAGGGAAGGTTTTTATTCCTTCCCATTTTTTGTTTGACTATCaccttttacttttcttgAAGGTGAAAGAGCTTGAGAGTAAGATTTTAGATCGTGATCGAGACCTTTTGGAGTCTGTCTCATTGCAAGAGAAGGTTAGCAAAGTGTTCCTTCAGTTGTGGTGTTATCATCGAAAACGTAAACTTAGTGAAAtacttcttttgtttttacGCAGATGAAACATCTCGAAAGCAAACATAGGGAGCAAATGCAGGAATCCGTCCATCATTCCCATGTCCTTCAAGAAAAGGTCTTTTAGCcatgttttaattttcatgcaTTGAGCACTTTAGTGCTCTCTCTGCCACTTCTTTATTGTGATTCTGTACCCTGCAATTCCAGATAAGGGAGCTCGAGCAAAAACTGgcagagaaggaagagaacTCTGAGTCCGCGTCTCTTCATCAGAAGGTAATCAATCCATTTTCGTTATCTATGCCCATATTCAGTTCGGAAATACCATAAGATAATTAGCTTGCAATTGTTGTAACATTAAATGGCTACTCTTCAATTGTCTAATTGAACAATGTATCATAATTgtagaattgaaattttttccttGACAGATTAAGGAGCTTGAAGATAAGTTGAGGCAGCAGGAGCAACAGTTGCAGTGCCAAGGAGCTCGTGATTGTGATGGGGTCGTAACAGCGACACCAAACTTGGGTAAAACCTTCGCACACGACATAGTCACGACTGATATGGACTCTCATATCCTGAAGATCTCAAACTCCATAACCCGTCCGGTGAGTCATGGCTCTGTTTCTCGCGGGCATACTGGTGAAGCTGCTCTTCACGAGCAAAGGAGGAAACGAAACTCGAGAACTGGCGAGACGGAAAACTTGTTTCTGCCACCGAGCTCTCTGAGTGATAAGAGGTTCAGGAAGTCTGATCCACCGAGAGTTGCAAAGATGGTTAGACCAGTAGTAAAGCCCATTGCGACAGCTCAAGGAGCTACCACGAACACAAGGAGGGTCAGCAGAGATCAAGTTCAGGGGCAGAAGGAGAGGGACAATAAGAAGAAGATATGGTCAAGATAATTAATGAAAACGAAGAGACAGACGAATACGCTGATCGAGTGGTAACCTTCCTTGGTTTAAACTCGTAGTTCTGAATATGTTATGTATCAACCGATGCACTTTCCCTTGTGTGTATTTGTGTGTATAAACTTCAAGCTGTGGAtttttagctttttttttttggagttcTTTTGAAACTGAAAGCGCTTCTTATAGCTTCGTAAATGGAACAGGTTGGCAATTTGTTTCCAAATGAGCCGGCACTTAACTCTTATCATTTTTTCCCTCCTCTTCTTTTGCCTGTACCATCTCGTATCTCAAAATCTAAAGGGTCTTAGTTTAGGTTCGAGTAAGATTGGCCTACTAAAGAGTAgctattaatttataatatataatggatAAAACCGTCCGAGAAATTAAGGATGCTCATGGAATTAAGCAATGTTCACGATAATCATATTGAACAAAATATCACCTAAGGTAGTGGCTCTGTGGCTGGCATGCCGAAGGAAATTCACAAGACAACCTCAGTTTCTAAGTCGGAATCTGATGTTACAACTTCCAATAAGTTTTCAGTCTTAGAGGAATCTGCTGAGTGTCAGCCTGCAAACTTGCCTCACATTTCTCCTAAAAAGGCTCATGGAGCTGTAATGGGTTTTAATGTGATGATGCAGAATATTACTCAGAATCAgaggaaaaacaaaaggggTACCAGCAAGCTTAGTAGCGAAGTAACTGGGCAAGGTTCCAAGGGTAAGTCTCCACCCCCTAATCTTTCCCAACTGTTAAAGATACTTACTTGGAATGTTAGAGGCTTCAATAGGCCTCTCAAGCATAAGGAAGTAGGCAGGCTGGTTGCtgttaataaaataaatatcattgGTATTCTTGAGACTAGAGTCCAGGAGAGTAAGATGCAGTTGATTAAGAATGCCTCGtttcaaaattggaaaatattcCACAACTACTCTCAGCACCCCCTCGGGAAAGTGTGGATTGTTCATGATAATTCCGTGGATCTTTCTGTGGTTGAGAAAACTGATCAGGTAATCCACTGTGTTGTAAGGGCTAATTCATCTTTCCAGTTTTGGTTTTCTGTGGTGTATACTGCAAATTCAGTTAATGAAAGGACCAATTTGTGGTCATCTGTCAGAAATTTGCTAAAAATGGTTGGAAATTCTCCTTGGTTATTGGCAGGGGACTTCAATGCAATAAGGGAC
This genomic window contains:
- the LOC116195636 gene encoding kinesin-like protein KIN-14R translates to MEDVEVAPVQDFGPEKLEPGSQESQDPPSEGTGSSPVDFMLCNPGSRLVPHGFTRPPSSEEYIMFINAGGEAPHQEDNPLKFQGDSFYGGGDVLSTNECITDSGDYPFIYESARFGNFCYTFDNLQPGDYYVDLHFVEIIFTNGPTGMRVFNVFIQEEKVLSDFDIFHVVGANKPLQLVDSRVCVKEDGTLRIRFEGVNGTPVVSGICIRRAPPRVSGSQEAKEYVKCDVCMAEIKVPADQKKIMQKKFTAKYERDIKELSVLCKQKTDECYEAWMSLNATNEQLEKVRMDLDNRTFEKRNLEQVLDEQGNNLKSVSTKYEHDKQFWATKISELDKKVKTMKREHSQLSREAHECADSIPELNNMVSGVQALVVQCEDLKMKYSEEQTKRRKLFNQLQETKGNIRVFCRCRPLSKAEVSAGCSVVAEFESAKDGDLGILTGSSTKKTFKFDRVFTPKDDQVDVFADASPLVVSVLDGYNVCIFAYGQTGTGKTFTMEGTEHNRGVNYRTLEQLFRTAQERSETFTYSISVSVLEVYNEQIRDLLATSPTSKKLEIKQASEGFHNVPGIVEAKVENIKEVWDVLQAGSNARAVGSNNVNEHSSRSHCMLCIMVRSRNLISGECTRSKLWLVDLAGSERLAKTDVQGERLKEAQNINRSLSALGDVISALANKSSHIPYRNSKLTHLLQDSLGGDSKTLMLVQISPSDKDLGETLSSLNFATRVRGVELGPAKKQIDPNELQKMKTMLEKARQESRSKDESLRKLEENIQNLESKAKNRDQVYKNLQEKIKELEGQLESKTSWQSQSERQASQLLDKLKAKEEVCSTLQEKVKELESKILDRDRDLLESVSLQEKMKHLESKHREQMQESVHHSHVLQEKIRELEQKLAEKEENSESASLHQKIKELEDKLRQQEQQLQCQGARDCDGVVTATPNLGKTFAHDIVTTDMDSHILKISNSITRPVSHGSVSRGHTGEAALHEQRRKRNSRTGETENLFLPPSSLSDKRFRKSDPPRVAKMVRPVVKPIATAQGATTNTRRVSRDQVQGQKERDNKKKIWSR